A window of the Coprobacter fastidiosus genome harbors these coding sequences:
- a CDS encoding UvrD-helicase domain-containing protein: protein MLHVYRASAGSGKTYKLTLEYLKLLLSPVRPNNEPILPSERNKAFQHILAVTFTNKATEEMKRRIIEKLDILAHQTSESEYLNDLLGQDGIPASIEELQKRASEILFTLLHDFSGFNISTIDKFFQQTTRAFTREIGLQGGYNTEIDNSHVLTEAIDRMFFDLENPENKDLLNWLIRFSEEQVEGGKSWGIQRNIVQLAQEIFKEEYKSHSSEIRHFMADKDLLRAYIKKLNIIKQDFESESRKIARKATEIMKKAGLPPEDLKGGNRSPFKEFSKWADGNIKEPNASFTQLSDNIENWTTKKTSPDIITKVREIYPELNEYIKQIIACYNAYPFYISVMETRRYIYTLGILSDIDKHIQTYEKEHNILLLSDTTELLNRIIDGSDTPFVYEKTGNRIDHFMIDEFQDTSRMQWNNFFPLIKESNDKGGRNLIVGDVKQSIYRWRNSDWKLLNDELGNQFKKPEELNDYVLGTNWRSCINVIQFNNSFFRKASFLLQESLQKEIADTPANVHIDSEYAEKIGKAYRDIYQHISPKNKGKKGHVKVMFLETETEEGEKIDWKNRATELLPQTLKELQDKNISLKDIAILVRSKAEGSLVADCLLKAKAENNDSTYRFDIISDEALFIHNAPIVKLVIGILNYLQNPETEINRILAVYEYSTTHRNLPPETALASYFAEKEKELSHHFDPEIVRELEQLRNTPLFEMCEKIISLFPPSGERNESIFIQAFQDIVLDYTTNHSADPASFLQWWNEQGIKKTITTPDSQNAIRIMTIHKSKGLEFKAVIIPFCDWEIDHNPHHENILWCNQKEPLDDIPLVPIRYGSILKKSLYADAYFNEKMHAYIDNLNIAYVAFTRAEDELLLFTPKPKKEGTFGSLSRLLYYCVNPENEINCPEEKDKPIIDLSAYYDPEKNCYEAGETWENLQTAKEKQKIKTMPEYRSTDPGKRLQLRLHGKGYFGDSHERQHGNLMHEILSNVRYAEDIHNAVLPYIFNGQLSHEEGVILEKKLKTWLDQPEVAPWFSPDTQIINETEILQQKGTFLRPDRVVISGEEVSVIDYKFGNIQKKSYHKQVIRYISLIKEMGFSQVKGYIWYVELGKIVPV, encoded by the coding sequence ATGCTCCATGTTTACAGAGCTTCAGCCGGGTCGGGGAAAACCTATAAGCTGACATTAGAATACCTCAAATTGTTATTATCTCCTGTTCGTCCCAATAACGAACCGATATTGCCATCGGAACGGAACAAGGCTTTTCAACATATCCTTGCCGTAACCTTCACCAATAAAGCGACAGAAGAGATGAAGCGGCGCATTATCGAAAAACTCGATATTCTGGCTCATCAAACTTCCGAATCGGAATATTTAAATGACCTGTTGGGGCAAGACGGAATCCCGGCAAGCATCGAAGAACTTCAAAAAAGAGCTTCAGAAATTTTATTTACCCTTCTGCACGATTTCTCGGGTTTCAATATCAGTACTATCGACAAGTTTTTTCAACAAACGACACGGGCGTTCACTCGAGAAATCGGTTTGCAAGGCGGATACAATACCGAAATAGACAATAGTCATGTGCTTACGGAAGCCATAGACCGGATGTTTTTCGATCTCGAAAATCCTGAAAATAAAGATTTGCTAAACTGGCTGATCCGATTTTCCGAAGAGCAGGTCGAAGGAGGAAAAAGCTGGGGAATACAACGAAATATCGTCCAGTTGGCACAAGAAATATTTAAAGAAGAATATAAATCGCACAGTTCGGAAATACGCCATTTCATGGCGGATAAAGATCTATTAAGAGCATATATCAAAAAACTGAATATCATAAAACAAGACTTCGAGTCCGAAAGTCGGAAAATAGCAAGAAAAGCCACCGAAATAATGAAAAAAGCGGGACTACCTCCTGAAGACCTGAAAGGCGGTAACCGTTCTCCGTTTAAAGAGTTTTCCAAATGGGCGGACGGTAACATAAAAGAACCGAACGCTTCATTTACACAACTATCCGACAATATCGAAAACTGGACGACAAAAAAAACTTCTCCCGACATTATTACAAAAGTTCGGGAAATATATCCGGAATTAAACGAATATATCAAACAGATTATCGCTTGCTATAACGCTTATCCATTTTATATATCGGTAATGGAAACACGCCGCTATATTTACACATTAGGGATTTTGAGCGACATCGACAAACACATTCAGACATACGAAAAAGAACACAATATCCTTCTTTTGTCCGATACCACCGAATTGCTCAACCGAATCATCGATGGTAGCGATACGCCTTTCGTATATGAAAAAACCGGTAACCGGATCGACCATTTTATGATCGATGAGTTTCAAGACACCTCGCGGATGCAGTGGAATAATTTCTTTCCGTTGATTAAGGAGAGTAATGATAAAGGCGGCCGTAACCTCATCGTGGGGGATGTAAAACAAAGTATTTATCGATGGAGAAATTCAGACTGGAAACTGCTGAATGACGAACTGGGCAACCAATTCAAGAAGCCGGAAGAACTGAACGACTATGTATTGGGGACGAACTGGCGAAGTTGTATAAATGTCATACAGTTCAACAATTCGTTTTTCAGGAAAGCATCATTCTTACTTCAAGAATCTTTACAAAAAGAAATAGCCGATACCCCCGCCAATGTACACATCGACTCCGAATATGCCGAGAAGATCGGGAAAGCATACCGAGATATATACCAACATATATCCCCTAAAAATAAAGGAAAAAAAGGCCATGTAAAAGTAATGTTCTTGGAAACCGAGACGGAAGAAGGAGAAAAAATAGATTGGAAAAATCGGGCGACAGAACTACTTCCGCAAACCTTAAAAGAACTTCAAGATAAAAATATCTCGTTAAAGGACATTGCCATTCTGGTCAGAAGCAAAGCTGAAGGCAGCCTTGTTGCAGATTGTCTTTTAAAAGCCAAAGCCGAGAATAACGATTCTACATATCGCTTCGATATTATTTCGGACGAAGCTCTTTTCATCCACAATGCCCCGATTGTCAAACTGGTAATCGGTATTTTAAACTACCTGCAAAATCCAGAGACGGAAATAAACCGGATACTTGCCGTATATGAATATTCGACAACGCACCGGAATCTCCCTCCGGAAACAGCTCTCGCCTCTTATTTTGCAGAAAAGGAGAAAGAATTATCGCATCATTTCGATCCTGAAATCGTCAGGGAACTCGAACAATTGAGAAACACGCCATTATTCGAAATGTGCGAAAAAATTATCAGTTTGTTTCCTCCCTCCGGAGAACGAAATGAAAGTATATTCATTCAGGCATTCCAGGATATCGTACTCGACTATACAACAAATCATTCGGCCGATCCCGCCTCTTTTTTACAATGGTGGAACGAACAAGGGATAAAGAAAACCATAACAACACCCGACTCCCAAAATGCAATTCGTATCATGACGATCCATAAATCGAAAGGATTGGAATTCAAAGCCGTTATCATCCCGTTCTGCGATTGGGAAATCGATCACAACCCGCATCACGAAAACATACTTTGGTGCAACCAAAAAGAACCTCTGGATGACATTCCGCTTGTCCCGATACGTTATGGATCGATCTTGAAAAAAAGCCTTTATGCCGATGCATACTTCAACGAAAAGATGCACGCCTACATCGACAATCTCAACATTGCATATGTAGCTTTTACCCGGGCGGAAGACGAACTGTTGCTCTTTACTCCGAAACCTAAGAAAGAAGGGACTTTCGGCTCTCTTTCCCGATTGCTATATTATTGTGTCAATCCCGAAAATGAAATAAACTGTCCGGAGGAAAAAGACAAACCGATAATCGATTTATCTGCCTATTATGATCCTGAAAAGAACTGTTATGAAGCCGGAGAGACATGGGAAAATCTACAAACAGCAAAAGAAAAACAGAAAATTAAAACAATGCCCGAATATCGGTCTACCGATCCCGGCAAACGTCTTCAACTACGACTACACGGGAAAGGCTATTTCGGAGACAGTCACGAACGGCAACACGGCAATCTCATGCACGAAATTCTCAGCAACGTCCGCTATGCAGAAGATATTCACAACGCCGTTTTACCATATATATTTAACGGGCAACTCAGCCATGAAGAAGGAGTCATCTTAGAAAAAAAATTAAAAACATGGTTAGATCAACCTGAAGTTGCTCCATGGTTTTCTCCCGATACACAAATTATCAACGAAACGGAAATTTTACAGCAAAAAGGGACATTCCTCCGTCCGGATCGGGTAGTCATTTCCGGAGAAGAAGTTTCTGTAATCGACTATAAATTCGGGAATATTCAGAAAAAAAGCTATCATAAACAAGTGATCCGGTATATATCCCTCATAAAAGAAATGGGATTCTCCCAAGTAAAAGGTTATATCTGGTATGTCGAATTAGGGAAAATCGTACCCGTATAG
- the porU gene encoding type IX secretion system sortase PorU, with protein MRKNTVVLFFLLLSFGIFFFPEMLNAQSDRYTGISKLNSGYWVKIRISESGIYQISYADLRAWGFVDPAKVKLYGYGGAMLPEDFQKPYIDDLPEVPVMRYGERMIFYAQGVVKWTAGSSTFTHERNPYSQYGYYFLSENDDQPRTMETVSANESMSATTVNVFNDYALHEQELINLGRTGRKFYGEDFIYEQIRTFTFDIPGITETPVSMQIDFVVKALASNSNTIAGQIKIKHNDVSLSQSSQDRVYAILNNSQEATYASGRSTSTTKTWVRDPDNPDRITIQFEGSQASTARLDFIRLNMERDLKIYDGIVAFRNLKSRNTLLKYAVNVSGSSDPRIWDITDLQNPVSIESSQHDGCLWFVPQSVGLKEYVAFDAARTFPSPEYVGIVSNQNLHGYSRADLVIIVPPEFYSQAERLGKFHESEDDMSYLIVYPEQIYNEFSSGTPDATAYRRFMKMFYDRAEGNEDLRPRYLLLFGDGTYDNRLITSEWQGYKYPFLLTFQSESSLDERTSYVTDDYFGFLKDTDGANLLADKQDISIGRFPVRTLAEATVAVDKVIEYGQNKNFGVWKNNLCFVADDGNNSDHMELADELCDKIESKYPEFFPYKVYLDAYTRVSSASGGTYPDAKKRMFDLLDDGLLFINFCGHGSSTSWTAEKILEMSDIRKLYLKRLPLWITATCDFSRFDDKSNSGGEELFLNSKGGGIALFTTTRVVYMEKNAILNKMLIENIFERDTDGSRYRLGDVMRVAKKAVAEYVNSDGVRPYERDLNKLNFILLGDPALRLAYPEYKMVITEINGDPIDETSDLQTLKARSWVKMKGEVRDHTTGEKKEDFNGLVYPRLYDSKKEITTNGFESDVPFTFYERANMLYSGKDSVRNGEFEFEFKMPVELNYSSETGLLNLYGYDEQGREAQGSNEQFVIGDMDNDVEADTEGPIIHSMYLNSETFSYGDKVNEEPVFIADVEDESGINISGIGIGHNMTVTIDHSSAQEYIVNNYFDPVVGEFGRGTVMYQLPSLPAGSHTLTFKVWDTEGNSTEKTTSFVVVPGMKPQIFDLYPQKNPVSEYAEFYLKHDRPNMNIQLRLSIYNLMGTELWTYSDDGLSDMWTSQPIVWNLTDKAGRRVAPGVYLYRAYISTEGSKEATKTKKIIVVAQ; from the coding sequence ATGAGAAAGAATACCGTTGTTTTATTTTTTTTGTTACTGTCTTTTGGCATTTTCTTTTTCCCGGAAATGTTGAATGCACAGTCTGACCGATATACCGGAATATCAAAATTAAATTCCGGTTATTGGGTAAAAATCAGAATATCGGAGAGCGGTATATATCAGATTTCTTATGCCGATTTGCGGGCATGGGGATTTGTCGATCCGGCAAAAGTGAAACTTTACGGATATGGCGGAGCAATGCTGCCGGAGGACTTTCAAAAGCCTTATATCGACGATTTGCCTGAAGTGCCGGTGATGCGTTACGGAGAGCGGATGATTTTCTATGCACAGGGAGTCGTGAAATGGACGGCCGGCAGTTCGACGTTTACACACGAAAGAAATCCTTATTCACAGTATGGATATTATTTTTTGTCCGAAAATGATGACCAGCCTCGAACGATGGAGACAGTCTCTGCAAACGAGTCTATGAGTGCGACAACTGTGAATGTCTTTAATGACTATGCTTTGCATGAACAGGAACTTATTAATTTAGGACGTACAGGCCGAAAATTTTATGGTGAAGATTTTATTTATGAACAAATCAGAACTTTTACATTCGATATTCCGGGAATTACGGAGACTCCGGTTTCGATGCAGATCGATTTTGTTGTTAAAGCTTTGGCCTCAAATTCCAATACTATTGCCGGACAGATAAAGATCAAGCACAACGATGTCTCTCTTTCTCAATCTTCTCAGGATAGGGTTTATGCGATTTTGAATAATAGCCAAGAAGCTACTTATGCAAGCGGACGTTCTACGTCTACTACCAAAACATGGGTGAGAGATCCCGATAATCCCGACCGTATTACGATACAATTCGAAGGGAGTCAGGCCTCTACGGCGCGACTCGATTTTATTCGATTGAATATGGAACGGGATCTGAAAATTTATGACGGGATCGTTGCATTCCGAAATTTGAAATCCCGCAATACATTATTAAAATATGCCGTTAATGTATCAGGATCTTCAGATCCTCGGATTTGGGATATAACCGATCTTCAAAATCCTGTATCTATCGAAAGTTCACAACATGACGGATGCTTGTGGTTTGTTCCTCAGTCGGTAGGATTAAAAGAGTATGTCGCATTCGATGCTGCACGGACATTCCCGTCTCCTGAGTATGTAGGAATTGTGTCGAACCAGAATTTGCATGGTTACAGCCGTGCCGATCTAGTTATTATAGTTCCGCCGGAATTTTACTCACAAGCCGAACGTTTGGGAAAATTCCATGAATCGGAAGACGATATGTCGTATTTAATTGTATATCCGGAACAGATTTACAATGAGTTTTCTTCCGGAACTCCTGATGCGACAGCGTACAGGCGCTTTATGAAGATGTTTTATGACCGGGCTGAAGGAAATGAAGATTTGAGACCGCGTTATTTGCTGCTTTTTGGAGACGGTACGTATGATAATCGTTTGATTACGAGTGAATGGCAAGGCTATAAGTATCCGTTTTTATTAACTTTTCAGTCAGAGTCGAGCTTAGATGAACGTACGTCTTATGTAACGGATGACTATTTCGGTTTTTTGAAAGACACGGATGGCGCGAATCTACTGGCTGATAAACAGGATATTAGTATCGGACGTTTTCCGGTACGAACGTTAGCCGAGGCGACCGTTGCCGTGGATAAGGTAATCGAATATGGACAAAACAAAAATTTCGGAGTATGGAAAAATAATCTTTGTTTTGTAGCCGATGACGGAAATAATTCGGATCATATGGAATTGGCTGATGAGTTGTGCGATAAAATAGAGTCGAAATATCCTGAATTTTTCCCGTATAAAGTTTATCTCGATGCTTATACCCGGGTAAGTTCTGCGAGCGGAGGTACTTACCCTGATGCAAAGAAACGTATGTTCGATTTGTTGGACGATGGGTTACTCTTTATCAATTTTTGCGGGCATGGGAGTTCTACAAGCTGGACGGCGGAGAAGATTTTGGAAATGTCGGATATTCGGAAACTTTATTTGAAGCGTCTTCCGTTATGGATTACGGCAACTTGCGATTTCAGCCGGTTCGATGACAAATCCAATTCTGGAGGAGAAGAGTTGTTCCTGAATTCAAAAGGCGGAGGAATCGCCCTTTTTACGACGACTCGAGTGGTATATATGGAAAAGAATGCCATTCTAAATAAAATGTTGATCGAAAATATCTTCGAACGGGATACGGACGGCTCGAGATACCGCTTGGGAGATGTGATGCGTGTTGCGAAGAAGGCTGTTGCCGAATATGTCAATTCGGATGGAGTTCGTCCGTATGAAAGAGATCTGAACAAATTGAATTTTATTCTTTTGGGAGACCCTGCGCTTCGGTTGGCTTATCCTGAATATAAGATGGTAATTACCGAGATTAACGGAGATCCGATTGACGAAACTTCAGATTTACAGACTCTGAAAGCACGTTCTTGGGTAAAAATGAAAGGAGAAGTGCGGGATCATACTACAGGCGAAAAGAAAGAAGATTTTAACGGTTTGGTATATCCCCGGTTATATGATTCGAAGAAAGAGATAACGACGAATGGTTTTGAAAGCGATGTACCCTTTACGTTTTATGAACGTGCGAATATGTTATATTCCGGTAAAGATTCGGTTCGGAACGGAGAGTTTGAATTTGAGTTTAAAATGCCTGTAGAACTGAATTACTCCTCGGAGACCGGATTATTGAATTTGTACGGGTATGATGAGCAAGGACGTGAAGCACAAGGATCGAATGAGCAGTTTGTCATAGGAGACATGGATAATGATGTCGAGGCGGATACGGAAGGTCCGATTATCCATTCTATGTATCTGAATAGCGAGACATTCAGTTATGGCGATAAGGTAAATGAAGAACCTGTGTTTATTGCCGATGTGGAAGATGAATCGGGAATAAATATTTCTGGAATCGGTATCGGGCACAATATGACGGTAACGATCGACCATTCTTCGGCTCAAGAATATATTGTTAATAACTACTTTGATCCGGTGGTAGGTGAATTCGGGCGAGGAACAGTAATGTATCAATTACCGTCTTTACCGGCAGGATCACATACTTTGACGTTTAAGGTTTGGGATACGGAAGGTAATTCTACGGAAAAGACAACTTCGTTTGTTGTCGTACCGGGTATGAAACCCCAGATATTCGATCTTTATCCTCAAAAAAATCCGGTGTCGGAATATGCAGAGTTTTATTTGAAGCATGATCGTCCGAATATGAATATACAATTAAGGCTGTCTATTTATAATTTGATGGGTACAGAACTATGGACTTATTCGGATGACGGACTTTCCGATATGTGGACTTCTCAACCGATCGTTTGGAATCTGACCGATAAAGCCGGAAGACGGGTTGCGCCCGGTGTATATCTTTATCGGGCGTATATCTCGACAGAAGGCAGTAAGGAGGCTACCAAGACTAAAAAAATCATAGTCGTTGCACAATAA
- a CDS encoding redox-sensing transcriptional repressor Rex, with product MAGDNSKITIKLPEPSLRRLPWYLAYVKLLKDRGVEYVSSTQISKDINVDASQIAKDLSFINISGKTRVGYEVESLVSVLEDFLGFTDVHKAVIFGVGSLGAALLQDSGLAQYGMNVIAGFDIKEELAGTFINGIPVYHVSEFEERQKELNAHIGILTVPVERAQETAESMIAGGVKAIWNFTPFRIRVPKHIVVQNTSIYAHLAVMFNRLNNLKK from the coding sequence ATGGCTGGAGATAATTCAAAGATAACGATTAAGTTGCCTGAGCCGTCTTTGAGGCGGTTGCCTTGGTATTTAGCGTATGTAAAACTCCTTAAAGACAGAGGGGTCGAATATGTGTCTTCTACGCAAATATCGAAAGATATTAATGTCGATGCTTCACAGATAGCTAAGGATCTTTCGTTTATCAACATATCGGGTAAGACCCGTGTAGGATATGAGGTGGAGTCTTTAGTTTCGGTGTTGGAAGATTTTCTCGGATTCACAGATGTTCATAAGGCTGTCATTTTCGGAGTCGGCAGTCTGGGTGCTGCATTGCTTCAGGATTCGGGTCTGGCGCAGTACGGAATGAATGTGATTGCCGGATTTGATATAAAAGAAGAGTTGGCAGGAACTTTTATTAATGGTATACCGGTATATCATGTGTCGGAGTTTGAGGAACGGCAAAAAGAGTTGAATGCGCACATCGGTATTTTGACGGTCCCGGTAGAACGTGCACAGGAGACTGCTGAAAGTATGATCGCGGGAGGAGTTAAGGCTATCTGGAATTTTACTCCGTTCAGAATACGTGTGCCAAAACATATTGTCGTTCAGAATACTTCTATTTATGCACACCTTGCCGTTATGTTCAATAGACTGAATAATCTTAAAAAATAA
- a CDS encoding translation initiation factor, translating to MAKNNNDWKDRLNVVYSTNPDFSYDTGETEEPETQAPEKQPLKIQLDKRNRNGKSVTLITGFSGKEEDLKELGKTLKTKCGVGGSSKDGEILIQGDFRAKVLEILKKEGYTKARII from the coding sequence ATGGCAAAAAATAATAATGACTGGAAAGATCGCCTGAATGTCGTTTATTCGACAAATCCCGATTTTTCGTACGATACCGGAGAAACAGAAGAACCGGAGACTCAAGCTCCGGAAAAACAACCGTTGAAAATACAACTCGACAAACGTAACCGAAACGGAAAATCGGTAACGTTGATCACAGGATTCTCCGGGAAAGAAGAAGACCTCAAAGAGTTAGGAAAAACATTAAAGACAAAATGCGGAGTCGGAGGATCAAGTAAAGACGGAGAAATCCTTATACAAGGGGATTTTCGTGCTAAGGTATTGGAAATTCTGAAAAAAGAAGGCTATACGAAAGCCCGGATTATTTAG
- a CDS encoding fumarylacetoacetate hydrolase family protein, with protein sequence MKIIAVGWNYLDHNKEMNRTLLPKEPVIFLKPETALLKDHKPFFLPDFSNKIEYETEIVVHICRLGKNIAPRFAHRYYDAVTVGIDFTARDLQSRLRSEGAPWEISKGFDSSAVVGDFVSLDQAGEIQNLAFSLQINGETVQQGNTIDMIFPVDEIIAYVSRFYTLKIGDLIYTGTPKGVGPVAIDDHLQGFLGDRKVLDFRVK encoded by the coding sequence ATGAAAATTATTGCCGTAGGTTGGAATTATCTCGATCACAATAAAGAGATGAATCGTACGTTATTACCAAAAGAACCGGTTATATTTCTGAAACCCGAAACGGCTTTATTAAAGGATCACAAGCCGTTTTTTCTTCCGGATTTTTCGAACAAAATAGAATATGAAACAGAAATCGTGGTTCATATTTGTCGGTTGGGAAAGAATATAGCTCCGCGTTTTGCTCACCGTTATTATGATGCTGTTACTGTCGGCATCGATTTTACGGCACGGGATTTACAATCCCGGCTGCGAAGTGAAGGAGCTCCGTGGGAAATATCCAAGGGTTTTGATTCTTCGGCAGTTGTCGGAGATTTTGTCTCGCTTGATCAGGCTGGAGAAATACAAAATCTTGCCTTTTCATTGCAAATTAACGGAGAAACGGTACAGCAGGGAAATACAATAGATATGATTTTCCCGGTAGATGAAATTATTGCGTATGTAAGTCGTTTTTATACGCTTAAGATAGGAGATCTGATTTATACGGGAACACCGAAAGGTGTAGGACCGGTGGCGATAGACGATCATTTGCAGGGATTTTTGGGAGACCGTAAAGTATTGGATTTCCGTGTGAAATAG